A DNA window from Dunckerocampus dactyliophorus isolate RoL2022-P2 chromosome 17, RoL_Ddac_1.1, whole genome shotgun sequence contains the following coding sequences:
- the arhgap24 gene encoding rho GTPase-activating protein 24 isoform X2 — MEVVHQAVHSLPSYGLSDLLSAQSGGDRERMTTNHETYLLMASTQNDMEDWVKTIRRVIWAPFGGGIFGQKLEETVRYERRFGNKLAPMLVEQCVDFIRQRGLHEEGLFRLPGQANLVKELQDAFDCGEKPLFDCNTDVHTVASLLKLYLRELPEPVIPFHKYDDFLSCTKLLGKDDDTGMRELRKLVQGLPPVNYNLLKYICRFLDEVQSYSGVNKMSVQNLATVFGPNILRPKVQDPVAIMEGTVLVQQLMALLIGRHDALFPRDENPAGLELANNNNIELPRRQAATGGVVTVAQNVENNNVQAVRQCVWEAPESPPCQREDNDGLSRSASPRNIPGRFDNTRSPPLTVKKNPAFSKGSGIVTNGSFSSSSDPNQEKCQTPISSGSLPGRRSGTLKGSGTKMGTSGVTSGGNANGVLRLGISAPDGVTGVLNGRCGLWAPNGCVTLRENNKARDYAGGDQTSNQNRLSTYDNVHLNQQNLQQHNHAPPICLNSSCEDKQSVDSATWSTSSCEISLPDNSTSCRSSTTTCPEQDFYGCHYQDLDGPAQDGESGGGADDEGKDSGNRDAAGEGAGRSGSEHSSKFNGGPGGHSALHSLVASLKQEMHKQKTEYEARIKSLEQRNLDLESEMVSLHEELDQERKKYTMAEIKLRNAERAKDDAERRNHMLQKEMEQFFSTFSDLTATGNVAAAAATDPRRPDRSNPIWIQ, encoded by the exons ATGGAGGTGGTGCATCAGGCTGTTCATAGTTTGCCTTCATATGGACTGTCTGATTTACTGTCTGCGCAATCAG GGGGAGACAGAGAGCGGATGACAACCAACCATGAGACCTACCTCCTTATGGCCAGCACCCAGAATGACATGGAGGATTGGGTGAAGACCATCCGCAGGGTCATATGGGCTCCTTTTGGCGGAG GGATCTTTGGTCAGAAATTGGAGGAGACGGTGCGATATGAGCGTCGCTTCGGGAACAAGCTGGCCCCCATGCTGGTGGAGCAGTGCGTGGACTTCATCCGGCAGAGGGGCCTACATGAGGAGGGCCTTTTCAGGCTCCCCGGACAGGCCAACCTGGTCAAAGAGCTGCAGGATGCCTTTGACTGTGGAGAGAAGCCCTTGTTTGACTG CAACACGGATGTGCACACAGTAGCGTCTCTGCTAAAGCTCTATCTCCGCGAGCTGCCCGAGCCTGTCATCCCCTTCCACAAGTACGACgacttcctgtcctgcaccAAGCTTCTTGGGAAGGACGACGACACG GGCATGAGGGAGCTGAGAAAGCTTGTGCAAGGTCTACCTCCAGTCAACTACAACCTTCTCAAGTACATCTGCAG ATTTCTTGATGAAGTCCAGTCGTATTCCGGTGTGAATAAAATGAGCGTGCAGAACTTGGCCACAGTGTTTGGTCCAAATATCCTTCGGCCAAAGGTGCAAGATCCGGTTGCTATCATGGAAG GAACTGTTCTGGTCCAGCAGCTCATGGCGCTTTTGATCGGCCGGCACGATGCGCTGTTCCCTCGGGATGAGAACCCCGCGGGACTCGAGCtcgccaacaacaacaacattgagTTGCCGAGGCGACAAGCGGCCACAGGCGGCGTGGTTACAGTGGCTCAGAACGTGGAGAACAACAACGTGCAGGCTGTGCGTCAGTGCGTTTGGGAAGCGCCGGAGTCTCCTCCCTGCCAGCGTGAGGATAACGATGGCTTGTCGCGCTCCGCAAGCCCTCGTAACATTCCGGGACGCTTCGATAACACCCGAAGCCCGCCGCTGACTGTGAAAAAGAACCCGGCGTTTAGCAAAGGCAGTGGGATTGTTACTAATGGTTCCTTTAGCTCCTCATCCGATCCAAACCAAGAAAAGTGTCAGACTCCGATTAGCAGCGGGAGCTTACCAGGGCGTCGAAGCGGGACACTGAAGGGCTCGGGGACAAAAATGGGAACGAGTGGAGTTACAAGCGGAGGGAACGCTAATGGAGTTCTTCGCTTGGGGATTTCCGCCCCGGACGGAGTGACGGGTGTTCTGAACGGTCGCTGTGGTCTTTGGGCACCAAATGGGTGCGTCACATTACGGGAAAACAACAAAGCACGCGACTACGCCGGCGGGGATCAAACATCCAATCAGAACCGTCTGTCCACGTACGACAACGTCCATTTAAACCAGCAGAACTTGCAGCAGCACAACCACGCCCCCCCCATTTGCCTCAACAGCAGCTGCGAGGACAAGCAGAGCGTGGACAGCGCTACGTGGTCCACGTCCTCCTGCGAGATCTCCCTGCCAGACAACTCCACCTCCTGTcgctcctccaccaccacctgcCCCGAGCAGGACTTCTACGGCTGTCACTACCAGGACCTGGACGGACCCGCGCAGGACGGGGAGTCGGGCGGGGGAGCGGATGACGAGGGAAAGGACAGCGGCAACAGGGACGcggctggagagggggcagggAGGAGCGGCAGCGAGCACAGCAGCAAGTTCAATGGCGGACCAGGCGGCCACAGCGCGCTGCACAGCCTGGTGGCCAGTCTCAAACAGGAGATGCACAAGCAGAAGACGGAGTATGAAGCCAGGATAAAGAG CTTGGAGCAGCGCAACCTGGACCTGGAGTCGGAGATGGTGAGCCTCCACGAGGAGCTGGACCAGGAGAGGAAGAAGTACACCATGGCCGAGATCAAGCTGCGCAACGCCGAGAGAGCCAAGGACGACGCCGAGCGGCGGAATCACATGCTGCAGAAGGAGATGGAGCAGTTTTTCTCCACGTTCAGCGATCTCACCGCCACGGGGAACgttgccgccgccgccgccacagACCCCCGCCGGCCGGATCGCAGCAACCCCATCTGGATACAGTGA
- the arhgap24 gene encoding rho GTPase-activating protein 24 isoform X3 gives MDINFNPGGDRERMTTNHETYLLMASTQNDMEDWVKTIRRVIWAPFGGGIFGQKLEETVRYERRFGNKLAPMLVEQCVDFIRQRGLHEEGLFRLPGQANLVKELQDAFDCGEKPLFDCNTDVHTVASLLKLYLRELPEPVIPFHKYDDFLSCTKLLGKDDDTGMRELRKLVQGLPPVNYNLLKYICRFLDEVQSYSGVNKMSVQNLATVFGPNILRPKVQDPVAIMEGTVLVQQLMALLIGRHDALFPRDENPAGLELANNNNIELPRRQAATGGVVTVAQNVENNNVQAVRQCVWEAPESPPCQREDNDGLSRSASPRNIPGRFDNTRSPPLTVKKNPAFSKGSGIVTNGSFSSSSDPNQEKCQTPISSGSLPGRRSGTLKGSGTKMGTSGVTSGGNANGVLRLGISAPDGVTGVLNGRCGLWAPNGCVTLRENNKARDYAGGDQTSNQNRLSTYDNVHLNQQNLQQHNHAPPICLNSSCEDKQSVDSATWSTSSCEISLPDNSTSCRSSTTTCPEQDFYGCHYQDLDGPAQDGESGGGADDEGKDSGNRDAAGEGAGRSGSEHSSKFNGGPGGHSALHSLVASLKQEMHKQKTEYEARIKSLEQRNLDLESEMVSLHEELDQERKKYTMAEIKLRNAERAKDDAERRNHMLQKEMEQFFSTFSDLTATGNVAAAAATDPRRPDRSNPIWIQ, from the exons GGGGAGACAGAGAGCGGATGACAACCAACCATGAGACCTACCTCCTTATGGCCAGCACCCAGAATGACATGGAGGATTGGGTGAAGACCATCCGCAGGGTCATATGGGCTCCTTTTGGCGGAG GGATCTTTGGTCAGAAATTGGAGGAGACGGTGCGATATGAGCGTCGCTTCGGGAACAAGCTGGCCCCCATGCTGGTGGAGCAGTGCGTGGACTTCATCCGGCAGAGGGGCCTACATGAGGAGGGCCTTTTCAGGCTCCCCGGACAGGCCAACCTGGTCAAAGAGCTGCAGGATGCCTTTGACTGTGGAGAGAAGCCCTTGTTTGACTG CAACACGGATGTGCACACAGTAGCGTCTCTGCTAAAGCTCTATCTCCGCGAGCTGCCCGAGCCTGTCATCCCCTTCCACAAGTACGACgacttcctgtcctgcaccAAGCTTCTTGGGAAGGACGACGACACG GGCATGAGGGAGCTGAGAAAGCTTGTGCAAGGTCTACCTCCAGTCAACTACAACCTTCTCAAGTACATCTGCAG ATTTCTTGATGAAGTCCAGTCGTATTCCGGTGTGAATAAAATGAGCGTGCAGAACTTGGCCACAGTGTTTGGTCCAAATATCCTTCGGCCAAAGGTGCAAGATCCGGTTGCTATCATGGAAG GAACTGTTCTGGTCCAGCAGCTCATGGCGCTTTTGATCGGCCGGCACGATGCGCTGTTCCCTCGGGATGAGAACCCCGCGGGACTCGAGCtcgccaacaacaacaacattgagTTGCCGAGGCGACAAGCGGCCACAGGCGGCGTGGTTACAGTGGCTCAGAACGTGGAGAACAACAACGTGCAGGCTGTGCGTCAGTGCGTTTGGGAAGCGCCGGAGTCTCCTCCCTGCCAGCGTGAGGATAACGATGGCTTGTCGCGCTCCGCAAGCCCTCGTAACATTCCGGGACGCTTCGATAACACCCGAAGCCCGCCGCTGACTGTGAAAAAGAACCCGGCGTTTAGCAAAGGCAGTGGGATTGTTACTAATGGTTCCTTTAGCTCCTCATCCGATCCAAACCAAGAAAAGTGTCAGACTCCGATTAGCAGCGGGAGCTTACCAGGGCGTCGAAGCGGGACACTGAAGGGCTCGGGGACAAAAATGGGAACGAGTGGAGTTACAAGCGGAGGGAACGCTAATGGAGTTCTTCGCTTGGGGATTTCCGCCCCGGACGGAGTGACGGGTGTTCTGAACGGTCGCTGTGGTCTTTGGGCACCAAATGGGTGCGTCACATTACGGGAAAACAACAAAGCACGCGACTACGCCGGCGGGGATCAAACATCCAATCAGAACCGTCTGTCCACGTACGACAACGTCCATTTAAACCAGCAGAACTTGCAGCAGCACAACCACGCCCCCCCCATTTGCCTCAACAGCAGCTGCGAGGACAAGCAGAGCGTGGACAGCGCTACGTGGTCCACGTCCTCCTGCGAGATCTCCCTGCCAGACAACTCCACCTCCTGTcgctcctccaccaccacctgcCCCGAGCAGGACTTCTACGGCTGTCACTACCAGGACCTGGACGGACCCGCGCAGGACGGGGAGTCGGGCGGGGGAGCGGATGACGAGGGAAAGGACAGCGGCAACAGGGACGcggctggagagggggcagggAGGAGCGGCAGCGAGCACAGCAGCAAGTTCAATGGCGGACCAGGCGGCCACAGCGCGCTGCACAGCCTGGTGGCCAGTCTCAAACAGGAGATGCACAAGCAGAAGACGGAGTATGAAGCCAGGATAAAGAG CTTGGAGCAGCGCAACCTGGACCTGGAGTCGGAGATGGTGAGCCTCCACGAGGAGCTGGACCAGGAGAGGAAGAAGTACACCATGGCCGAGATCAAGCTGCGCAACGCCGAGAGAGCCAAGGACGACGCCGAGCGGCGGAATCACATGCTGCAGAAGGAGATGGAGCAGTTTTTCTCCACGTTCAGCGATCTCACCGCCACGGGGAACgttgccgccgccgccgccacagACCCCCGCCGGCCGGATCGCAGCAACCCCATCTGGATACAGTGA
- the arhgap24 gene encoding rho GTPase-activating protein 24 isoform X4 — protein MCCCGHSFWILGDLLHGIFGQKLEETVRYERRFGNKLAPMLVEQCVDFIRQRGLHEEGLFRLPGQANLVKELQDAFDCGEKPLFDCNTDVHTVASLLKLYLRELPEPVIPFHKYDDFLSCTKLLGKDDDTGMRELRKLVQGLPPVNYNLLKYICRFLDEVQSYSGVNKMSVQNLATVFGPNILRPKVQDPVAIMEGTVLVQQLMALLIGRHDALFPRDENPAGLELANNNNIELPRRQAATGGVVTVAQNVENNNVQAVRQCVWEAPESPPCQREDNDGLSRSASPRNIPGRFDNTRSPPLTVKKNPAFSKGSGIVTNGSFSSSSDPNQEKCQTPISSGSLPGRRSGTLKGSGTKMGTSGVTSGGNANGVLRLGISAPDGVTGVLNGRCGLWAPNGCVTLRENNKARDYAGGDQTSNQNRLSTYDNVHLNQQNLQQHNHAPPICLNSSCEDKQSVDSATWSTSSCEISLPDNSTSCRSSTTTCPEQDFYGCHYQDLDGPAQDGESGGGADDEGKDSGNRDAAGEGAGRSGSEHSSKFNGGPGGHSALHSLVASLKQEMHKQKTEYEARIKSLEQRNLDLESEMVSLHEELDQERKKYTMAEIKLRNAERAKDDAERRNHMLQKEMEQFFSTFSDLTATGNVAAAAATDPRRPDRSNPIWIQ, from the exons ATGTGCTGCTGTGGCCACTCCTTCTGGATCCTTGGAGATTTACTGCACG GGATCTTTGGTCAGAAATTGGAGGAGACGGTGCGATATGAGCGTCGCTTCGGGAACAAGCTGGCCCCCATGCTGGTGGAGCAGTGCGTGGACTTCATCCGGCAGAGGGGCCTACATGAGGAGGGCCTTTTCAGGCTCCCCGGACAGGCCAACCTGGTCAAAGAGCTGCAGGATGCCTTTGACTGTGGAGAGAAGCCCTTGTTTGACTG CAACACGGATGTGCACACAGTAGCGTCTCTGCTAAAGCTCTATCTCCGCGAGCTGCCCGAGCCTGTCATCCCCTTCCACAAGTACGACgacttcctgtcctgcaccAAGCTTCTTGGGAAGGACGACGACACG GGCATGAGGGAGCTGAGAAAGCTTGTGCAAGGTCTACCTCCAGTCAACTACAACCTTCTCAAGTACATCTGCAG ATTTCTTGATGAAGTCCAGTCGTATTCCGGTGTGAATAAAATGAGCGTGCAGAACTTGGCCACAGTGTTTGGTCCAAATATCCTTCGGCCAAAGGTGCAAGATCCGGTTGCTATCATGGAAG GAACTGTTCTGGTCCAGCAGCTCATGGCGCTTTTGATCGGCCGGCACGATGCGCTGTTCCCTCGGGATGAGAACCCCGCGGGACTCGAGCtcgccaacaacaacaacattgagTTGCCGAGGCGACAAGCGGCCACAGGCGGCGTGGTTACAGTGGCTCAGAACGTGGAGAACAACAACGTGCAGGCTGTGCGTCAGTGCGTTTGGGAAGCGCCGGAGTCTCCTCCCTGCCAGCGTGAGGATAACGATGGCTTGTCGCGCTCCGCAAGCCCTCGTAACATTCCGGGACGCTTCGATAACACCCGAAGCCCGCCGCTGACTGTGAAAAAGAACCCGGCGTTTAGCAAAGGCAGTGGGATTGTTACTAATGGTTCCTTTAGCTCCTCATCCGATCCAAACCAAGAAAAGTGTCAGACTCCGATTAGCAGCGGGAGCTTACCAGGGCGTCGAAGCGGGACACTGAAGGGCTCGGGGACAAAAATGGGAACGAGTGGAGTTACAAGCGGAGGGAACGCTAATGGAGTTCTTCGCTTGGGGATTTCCGCCCCGGACGGAGTGACGGGTGTTCTGAACGGTCGCTGTGGTCTTTGGGCACCAAATGGGTGCGTCACATTACGGGAAAACAACAAAGCACGCGACTACGCCGGCGGGGATCAAACATCCAATCAGAACCGTCTGTCCACGTACGACAACGTCCATTTAAACCAGCAGAACTTGCAGCAGCACAACCACGCCCCCCCCATTTGCCTCAACAGCAGCTGCGAGGACAAGCAGAGCGTGGACAGCGCTACGTGGTCCACGTCCTCCTGCGAGATCTCCCTGCCAGACAACTCCACCTCCTGTcgctcctccaccaccacctgcCCCGAGCAGGACTTCTACGGCTGTCACTACCAGGACCTGGACGGACCCGCGCAGGACGGGGAGTCGGGCGGGGGAGCGGATGACGAGGGAAAGGACAGCGGCAACAGGGACGcggctggagagggggcagggAGGAGCGGCAGCGAGCACAGCAGCAAGTTCAATGGCGGACCAGGCGGCCACAGCGCGCTGCACAGCCTGGTGGCCAGTCTCAAACAGGAGATGCACAAGCAGAAGACGGAGTATGAAGCCAGGATAAAGAG CTTGGAGCAGCGCAACCTGGACCTGGAGTCGGAGATGGTGAGCCTCCACGAGGAGCTGGACCAGGAGAGGAAGAAGTACACCATGGCCGAGATCAAGCTGCGCAACGCCGAGAGAGCCAAGGACGACGCCGAGCGGCGGAATCACATGCTGCAGAAGGAGATGGAGCAGTTTTTCTCCACGTTCAGCGATCTCACCGCCACGGGGAACgttgccgccgccgccgccacagACCCCCGCCGGCCGGATCGCAGCAACCCCATCTGGATACAGTGA
- the mapk10 gene encoding mitogen-activated protein kinase 10 isoform X3, with protein MSKSKVDNQFYSVEVGDSTFTVLKRYQNLKPIGSGAQGIVCAGYDAVLDRNVAIKKLSRPFQNQTHAKRAYRELVLMKCVNHKNIISLLNVFTPQKSLEEFQDVYLVMELMDANLCQVIQMELDHERMSYLLYQMLCGIKHLHSAGIIHRDLKPSNIVVKSDCTLKILDFGLARTAGTSFMMTPYVVTRYYRAPEVILGMGYKENVDIWSVGCIMGEMVRHKILFPGRDYIDQWNKVIEQLGTPSPEFMKKLQPTVRNYVENRPKYAGLTFPKLFPDCLFPADSEHNKLKASQARDLLSKMLIIDPAKRISVDEALQHPYINVWYDPAEVEAARDLIQISMPPPQIYDKQLDEREHSIDEWKELIYKEVMNFEERTKNGVVKGQPSPSGAAVNSSESLPPSSSINDISSMSTDQTLASDTDSSLETSAGPLGCCR; from the exons TGCGGGCTATGATGCTGTCCTAGACAGAAATGTAGCCATCAAGAAGCTGAGCAGACCCTTCCAGAACCAGACCCATGCCAAGAGGGCGTACCGGGAGTTGGTGCTCATGAAATGTGTCAATCACAAAAAT ATTATCAGTTTATTAAATGTTTTCACGCCACAGAAATCATTAGAGGAATTCCAAGATGT GTACCTAGTGATGGAGCTGATGGATGCCAACCTGTGCCAGGTGATTCAGATGGAGCTCGACCACGAGAGAATGTCATACCTACTCTACCAGATGTTGTGTGGCATCAAACATCTGCATTCAGCAGGCATTATTCACAGG GACCTGAAACCAAGCAATATAGTGGTGAAGTCTGACTGCACTCTGAAGATCCTGGACTTCGGTCTAGCTAGGACCGCGGGGACTAGCTTCATGATGACCCCTTATGTGGTGACAAGATACTACAGAGCCCCCGAGGTCATCCTGGGCATGGGATACAAAGAGAACG TGGACATATGGTCGGTGGGGTGCATTATGGGAGAAATGGTGCGCCACAAAATCCTTTTCCCTGGGCGGGACT ACATCGACCAATGGAACAAGGTGATTGAGCAGCTGGGCACGCCATCACCGGAGTTCATGAAGAAGCTCCAACCCACGGTGAGGAATTACGTAGAGAACCGGCCAAAGTACGCCGGCCTCACCTTTCCCAAACTCTTCCCGGATTGCCTTTTCCCTGCAGACTCCGAGCACAACAAACTGAAAG CAAGCCAAGCCCGAGACCTGCTGTCCAAAATGCTGATAATTGACCCCGCTAAACGGATATCGGTGGACGAGGCCTTACAGCACCCCTACATTAACGTGTGGTACGATCCAGCCGAGGTGGAGGCG GCCAGGGATCTCATCCAAATATCCATG CCTCCGCCTCAGATATATGACAAGCAGCTCGATGAGAGAGAACACTCCATTGATGAATGGAAAG aGCTGATCTACAAAGAGGTGATGAATTTTGAGGAAAGAACGAAGAATGGCGTAGTGAAGGGACAGCCTTCACCTTCAG GTGCAGCCGTGAACAGCAGCGAGAGCCTCCCTCCGTCCTCGTCCATCAACGACATCTCGTCCATGTCCACCGACCAGACCCTGGCCTCAGACACCGACAGCAGCCTGGAGACCTCGGCGGGACCCCTGGGGTGCTGCAGGTGA